The Aliivibrio salmonicida LFI1238 genome contains the following window.
TCTTCATTGGGAGTGTATTCGAACTATTAATAATTATAATCCGATAGGTTAGCGGTGATTAGCTAAAATCGACTTCTTAGTTTGTTTTTTATTTGCTATCCTCATGTAATAAACCATTATTATTTACACATATATTTAGGGATAGAAAGAGATGCCAGCGTTATCAGTTTTATTGATGGATAGCTTTAACTACTTCAAAACGCATTTTGTTGCCTTTTGTATTCTCGTTTTGCCTTTTGCATTACTGACGAATGGCATCGCTTTAAGTTTTACTGAAGACGATGGGTCAGGTAAATTTTTACTTTATATGCTATTTATTCTGACTATTTATCCTTTCTATAAAGGGGCAATATTGGCTTATATTGCGTATTCGTTTGATGGTCGTCGAGTACCGTTCTCACAGTTGTATCAGATACCAGCAAAAACATGGTTCTCTTTTGTTCTCATGAATATGATTTTAGGTGCTGCAGTGTTAATGGGCTTTATCGCATTAATCTTGCCTGGACTGTATTTGATGGCACGTTTTTCATTCACTGAAATTTATTGTGTATTATATAAAGAAAAGGCCATTGATTCGATTAAGCTCGGTTGGCATGAGACAAAAGACAACTATTGGATTCTGTTTAAAGGGTTAGTGATTATCTTTGGTTTTACAACAGGCTTAATGTGGGCGGTTGAATATGGTTTTGCATTAATTGGTTTGAAATCTACAGCGCTCTCTTTCGTTTTTTCTGTATGTGAAGTCGTCTTATCAATGATGAATACTATTTTTATCTTTAGAGTATTTACTGTTAATACAAAGAAACTCGATGAAATCCAAGCCATTGAATAATAAATAGTAATGTCAATAAAGAACCATTTAAAACAGTCACTTTAATCGAGTGACTGTTTTTTTATGCGTTTTAAATAGTGAGACAGCTGTTGCAAAATTGTTAATGTAACTTTGACCGCATAAATAAGGTAATGCGATGATATTTTTTATACCTACTATTTAAGGTAAGGAATTTGAATGTTGCTGAGTTAGCATTGGCCCGTCTAAAAAAGCCAATTTCACCATCGCTGTTTTTTTAAAAGGTATCGAAAATATAATTATCGGGGATTTTATAACTGTTTTAGCCCTATTTCATGAGTTTTAGATACACTTATCCTACAAACCTTATTATGCTGCCCTCAATTCTGACTGAACTATCGCATGGGTGACTAAATCATTGACCGAATTTCCGACTCGGAAATTCGTAAACACCAGACGACTTTCACATAAAATACATTCGTACGGATCTACTTTTACATATCCTTTTAACATTGCGGCATACCCTGGCATTTTCGGCTCAGCTTCTATTGTCATACCTAAAGCTGCATAAACTCTAGGCAGAGCTTCTCCACGACGACGCATTGATAAAAAACCGTAGTATCGGATCATCTTGAAATGTTTATCAGGATAGTGCTCTACTATCCGTCTTATCATCTCTTCTGGTGATAATGTTAGGCTGTCTGTTGTTCCTGTTCGATGGTCTAAATAATTAAACGTTATCATTCCGCCTTTGGCGTAATGACTTAAACGTGACGCTGAAATTGGGGGCCGTTTTAAATACCGACCAAGATAGTTCATCGTCGGTTTTACATTATTTGTCTTTTTAGCAAAATGAAGCTTCCAACGACGATTATATTGACTGCTTAAAAAGCGTGACCAATCCGTTTTATTACGGATATAGGGGCATTCTTCGCTTGATAAATCAAGCTCATAATAAGCCTTACCCAATAAACTGACGATAGCCGCTCTCCAACAAGGCTCTGTCGTTTTCATTTGGAAGTAAATGGGTTTCCATAAACCGGTACGTTCACAAATTCCCCCACGAGTGACCGATAAATGTAAGTGCGTATTCCAATTCAGTTTTCGACCGTAAGTATGAAGAGCACAAAAGATACCGACATCTATTCCTTTATCTTTTGCCCATCCCAGCAGAATGTTTGCAGCACATTTGAATAATTTATTTAACAGCCAACGGTTATGACGAAAGATAGGCCATAGCGTGTTTGGAAGGGTAAAGGTGATGTGTTGATATTCGCATTCAGGGAAGACATGTTGTTGCTTTTGTATCCATCGCTCTGTGGCTTTCATGCCACAGCTACTGCACGCTCGAGATTTACAGGTTTGGTGAATATATTTGATATGGGTACAGTCAGGGTTGCAACAATGATATTCGCGAGAGCCAAAAGCCGCTGTCCCACAGGACAGCATCTTTGTGACATTTTCAATCACGACCGCTCTTAGGTTAGCTTTGTTATTATGAAGAAATTTAAGCCAGTTATTTTGACTATTAAATAATTGTTTCAGGGGTTTATATGCGTGCATGGCGATAGGATAAACGATTTATTGGCAACAATGGAAGAGGTTGAGTCCTTTTGATTTGCGCCGTAGGCGCCTATTGTTCAATTGCTGTATATAGGAAATATTAATGAAGTTTAGACATAAAATAATCGCGGCATTTTCGCTGATAATGACAGGAACCCTCGCTGTTTTAAGTACTGTTCAATACATCAATATGAAACAAGAAGTAGAGAGTCAGGTTGAATCCAGTATTTTAGAAATTGTAAATGGGGTGCGCAATACGGTTAGTTCTGAACTTTCAGGTAAGACATTACTAGCAGAGTATGCCACTCGAATGATAGAGAGTGATTCGAGTGAGACAGGTATTGAGAAGGTATTAAATCAGCCGCAAATGAAACAAGCGTTTATTTTAGCAGGAATTGGATTTGAAGATGGTCGTGACTTTATGAGTAATGATCCATCGTGGAAACCTGTGAATTATGATCCTAAAACGCGTAGTTGGTATAAAGCGGCAAAGCAGCAAGGAAAAACCATTATCACGGCTCCTTATGAAGACGCGGCAACGGGGCAAATATTGGTTTCAGTTGGAACGCCAGTAAAAGAAAATGGCGTTTTTTCTGGTGCAATATTTTTTGATTTAAGTTTAGGTTCGTTAGCTGAGTTAGTTAATCAGGTAGCGTTGTTTGATGCTGGTTATTTATTTATCGTTGATAACGATGGAACGGTCATTGCGCATCCTAACCGTAAATTTAATGGCAAAGGCATGTCATCGTTCTTACCAAAAGTGAGTCTTCGTGAAGGAATACAAAAAATAGAAATAGAGGGAATTCCTTACAATATCGATTTTACGCCGATTCAAGGGCAAAATTGGTCTGTTGGTGTTGTTCTGAACCAAAATAAAGTATTTGAATACGTGAATGAATTACGAAATAGTTCGGTGATTTACTCTGTGATTGCGATTATTTTATCTATTCTGTTGATGCTTGTATTTATAACAAAATTGATTCGTCCTATTCAGGATTTAAATAAAGCGATTCAAAATGTCAGTTCAGGCGACGCGGATTTGACTCAGCGTCTTGATACAAAGATAGATGCAGAATTTGCGCCTTTAGCGGAAGGGTTTAATCAATTTGTTATTAATTTACAAACTCAGGTGACAGAAACAAAACAATTAAGCCATCAGTTAATGCAAAGTACAGAGCAAATTTCAGCAGGGGCGCAAGAGTCGTCTAATGCGATGAATACACAGATGATGGAGCTTGAACAACTGGCTACGGCAATGAATGAAATGGCTGCAACGTCGGTTGATGTCGCCAATAATGTACAGAGTGCTGCAGAATTTGCTAAACAGGCTGATATCGCGACAGAGCATGGCATGAGTGTCGTTGGACAAACTACTGAAGCCATTCATGGGCTATCAATCAAGCGGTAGTTGAGGTTGAGAGCTTAGAGAAAGCAACGGATAGCATTGGTACTATCTTACGAGTGATTAATGATATTGCGGAACAAACCAATTTATTAGCATTGAATGCGGCGATAGAATCAGCACGAGCGGGTGAGGCAGGACGTGGTTTTGCGGTTGTGGCAGATGAAGTCAGAACGCTTGCAAAGCGCACACAGCAATCAACCACTGAAATAGCGACAATGATTGAGCAATTACAATCAGGGGCGTCTAGAGTGTCTTCTGCGATGTCGAGCAGTCAAGATAGTGCAGAGTCAACTGTTGAAACTGCGAAGCAGACAGCAAATGCATTAGGAAAGATCAGAGAAACAATACAACTGATCAATGACATGAATATTCACATCGCATCCGCAGCAGAAGAGCAAAGCCATGTTGCAGAAGAGATGAATGGTAAAACGGTGAACATTAAAGATCTCTCGATTGTTGTGCATGACGCTTCTAAAAACGCAGGAACAGCGATTAATGAACAGGTAGAACTCGTAAACAACCAAGAAAAAATCATGGATAAATTTACGGTATAACATTAAATGTTGATTATGGTGTAGATAAAAGCTCAGGTTAGCCCTGAGCTTTTTCTGTTGTTGATTCCCAATACGAGAACAGGCGAGATAAGCTAAAACAAAGAATGAAATAACAGAGAGCAACCACGGTCCAAATTTCAAAGATCATTCCGCTTGAGTTCGCAATTTCAGTACCAACAAAGGTTAATTCTTGTATCGATATTAGGGATATAATAGAAGAGTCTTTCACTAACGAAATACACTGACCTGCAAGAGGAGGGATGATCACTTTAAACACTTGGGGTGCAATAATATAGCGATAACGATGCCAAGTTGATAAGCCTAAACTTCTTGCTGCCTCATGCTGTCCTTTTGGTATTGCGTCTAATCCTGAACGAACCACTTCGCCGATATAAGCAGCAGAGATCATTCCAATACAAAGTACCCCTGAGATTAGATTTTCCCATAAAGACGCAGGGCCGAATAGAACGGACTGAAGTGGGTTAATATTGCCACTGTGCTCTCGTAATAGATGCTCTAAACCAAATAAAGGCACAAGTTGATTAGCAATAAAAAAGTAAAAGATGAAAATAAAAACAAGGGGAGGAATATTTCGAATCAGTTGTATATAACTGTTCGAAAGGGCACGAATAAATGTGATGTTAGAGCGACGGCCCAATCCCAATAAAGTACCAAACAACACAGCAAAGATCATTCCCAAAAACGTTAAACGTAATGTGGAAATTATCCCATCAAAAAAATAAGGCAGAGAGCCATCAGATTTACTGGTAAAGAGTAAAGAAATGGCTTTGGACCATTGCCAATGGTAGGTCAATGATCCACTGTCTTTGAGAAATAACCATGAGACACTACCAGCAA
Protein-coding sequences here:
- a CDS encoding IS91-like element ISVsa9 family transposase, producing the protein MHAYKPLKQLFNSQNNWLKFLHNNKANLRAVVIENVTKMLSCGTAAFGSREYHCCNPDCTHIKYIHQTCKSRACSSCGMKATERWIQKQQHVFPECEYQHITFTLPNTLWPIFRHNRWLLNKLFKCAANILLGWAKDKGIDVGIFCALHTYGRKLNWNTHLHLSVTRGGICERTGLWKPIYFQMKTTEPCWRAAIVSLLGKAYYELDLSSEECPYIRNKTDWSRFLSSQYNRRWKLHFAKKTNNVKPTMNYLGRYLKRPPISASRLSHYAKGGMITFNYLDHRTGTTDSLTLSPEEMIRRIVEHYPDKHFKMIRYYGFLSMRRRGEALPRVYAALGMTIEAEPKMPGYAAMLKGYVKVDPYECILCESRLVFTNFRVGNSVNDLVTHAIVQSELRAA
- a CDS encoding amino acid ABC transporter permease — protein: MPMQQSKHFSLNRLDWILLAIVAGSVSWLFLKDSGSLTYHWQWSKAISLLFTSKSDGSLPYFFDGIISTLRLTFLGMIFAVLFGTLLGLGRRSNITFIRALSNSYIQLIRNIPPLVFIFIFYFFIANQLVPLFGLEHLLREHSGNINPLQSVLFGPASLWENLISGVLCIGMISAAYIGEVVRSGLDAIPKGQHEAARSLGLSTWHRYRYIIAPQVFKVIIPPLAGQCISLVKDSSIISLISIQELTFVGTEIANSSGMIFEIWTVVALCYFILCFSLSRLFSYWESTTEKAQG